A portion of the Kineosporia corallincola genome contains these proteins:
- a CDS encoding signal peptidase I has translation MAVVTTAPNGDLPCATPQDVTFDEIVSGTGRAAEIGLGTAVAPSITLVPRRKLTAPRERTLIAQILYHLGNLVSTLAFALFLFLAVGPHLFPYQTMTMLTGSMAPTIEPGDVAVDSRVSVYDLRPGDIITYHIPVEDNRIVSHRIVSVTPEPDGSVTVQTKGDANPGNDPWVANFAGGTAWRVDTVIPKIGQGIRFLRQPGVAEVARFAAPALLVAITLPAIWRPTRRRRTDPDPHDVQYRNSPFAPGSRK, from the coding sequence ATGGCCGTGGTAACCACCGCGCCCAACGGCGATCTCCCCTGCGCGACGCCGCAAGACGTCACCTTCGACGAAATCGTGAGCGGAACCGGCCGGGCGGCCGAGATCGGGCTGGGCACCGCAGTGGCGCCCTCGATCACCCTCGTCCCACGCCGCAAGCTCACCGCCCCCCGCGAACGCACCCTGATCGCCCAGATTCTTTACCATCTGGGCAATCTCGTGAGCACGCTGGCCTTCGCCCTGTTCCTGTTCCTCGCCGTCGGGCCGCACCTGTTCCCCTACCAGACCATGACGATGCTGACCGGGAGCATGGCGCCGACCATCGAGCCGGGCGACGTCGCCGTGGACAGCCGGGTCTCGGTGTACGACCTGCGGCCCGGCGACATCATCACCTACCACATCCCGGTCGAGGACAACCGCATCGTCAGCCACCGGATCGTCTCCGTGACGCCCGAGCCGGACGGCAGCGTGACGGTGCAGACCAAGGGTGACGCGAATCCCGGGAACGACCCCTGGGTGGCCAATTTCGCCGGCGGAACCGCCTGGCGGGTGGACACCGTGATTCCGAAGATCGGCCAGGGCATTCGCTTTCTGCGGCAGCCGGGTGTGGCCGAGGTGGCCCGCTTCGCCGCCCCCGCCCTGCTGGTGGCGATCACCCTGCCGGCGATCTGGCGGCCGACCCGCCGCCGGCGCACGGACCCGGATCCGCACGACGTCCAGTACCGAAACAGCCCTTTCGCCCCCGGAAGCAGGAAATGA
- a CDS encoding TasA family protein, whose protein sequence is MKLGLTTMTGKLVASVAVLGSAAAVAGLGTFGTFTATTSASTSVATGTVNIALGTAGSAANRLTLGATGLVPGDTMQRAVDLTNTGDQALASLTLVTTATTSSVLNTDTTNGLQLKVDSCPTAWVEAGTSPAFTYTCASPTTLVNNVPVIQAGAALTGLNALTANGVDHLRVTLTLPTSADNTFQNKTSALTFTFNGTQRAATSK, encoded by the coding sequence ATGAAGCTCGGACTGACCACGATGACCGGCAAGCTCGTCGCCTCCGTCGCCGTTCTCGGCTCTGCTGCCGCCGTGGCCGGTCTGGGCACCTTCGGTACCTTCACCGCCACCACCTCAGCCAGCACCAGCGTCGCCACCGGCACGGTGAACATCGCCCTCGGCACCGCCGGCAGCGCGGCGAACCGGCTGACCCTGGGCGCCACCGGCCTGGTTCCCGGCGACACCATGCAGCGCGCCGTCGACCTGACCAACACCGGCGACCAGGCCCTGGCCTCGCTGACCCTGGTCACCACCGCGACGACCAGCAGCGTGCTGAACACCGACACCACGAACGGCCTCCAGCTCAAGGTGGACTCCTGCCCCACGGCCTGGGTCGAGGCGGGCACCTCCCCGGCGTTCACCTACACCTGCGCCAGCCCGACCACCCTGGTCAACAACGTGCCGGTGATCCAGGCCGGCGCGGCCCTGACCGGCCTGAACGCCCTGACCGCCAACGGTGTGGACCACCTGCGCGTCACGCTGACGCTGCCGACCTCGGCGGACAACACGTTCCAGAACAAGACCAGTGCCCTGACCTTCACCTTCAACGGCACCCAGCGGGCGGCCACGAGCAAGTAA
- the egtB gene encoding ergothioneine biosynthesis protein EgtB: MLTRQNHNITELHDEQVRDRLAADLIRARDRTKLLTAVDDTELTHQHSPLMSPLVWDLAHIGNQEELWLLRDVAGRDPLLPETVDMLYDAFQNARKDRPKLPLLEPVPSRRYVDDVRGKVLDVLERIPLHGRPLLEKGFAFGMIVQHEQQHDETMLATHQLRAGEALLNAPSAPAGSDVGPAEVLVPGGPFTMGTDIEPWALDNERPAHAVDVPSFFIDTTPVTNGEYLRFIEDGGYDDPRWWHPEGWLHRQRAGLTAPQFWQRHGSTWSRRVFGRDEPLRPDQPVVHVCWYEADAYARWAGRRLPTEAEWEKAARFDPASGRTRRYPWGDDEPSAEHANLGQRHLEPAGVGAYPAGRSALGVHQLIGDVWEWTSSTFGGYPGFRAWPYREYSEVFFGTEHRVLRGGSFGSDPSAVRSTFRNWDYPIRRQIFSGFRCARSPRADEHV, from the coding sequence GTGCTGACCAGACAGAACCACAACATCACCGAACTCCACGACGAGCAGGTCCGCGACCGGCTCGCCGCCGACCTGATCCGCGCCCGGGACCGCACGAAGCTGCTCACCGCGGTGGACGACACCGAGCTCACGCACCAGCACTCGCCGCTGATGTCGCCGCTGGTCTGGGACCTGGCGCACATCGGCAACCAGGAGGAGCTGTGGCTGCTGCGTGACGTGGCCGGCCGCGACCCGCTGCTGCCCGAGACCGTCGACATGCTCTACGACGCCTTCCAGAACGCCCGCAAGGACCGGCCCAAGCTGCCGCTGCTGGAGCCCGTGCCGTCCCGGCGGTACGTGGACGACGTGCGCGGCAAGGTGCTCGACGTGCTGGAGCGGATTCCGCTGCACGGCCGTCCGCTGCTCGAGAAGGGCTTCGCCTTCGGCATGATCGTGCAGCACGAGCAGCAGCACGACGAGACCATGCTGGCCACCCATCAGCTGCGGGCGGGGGAGGCGCTGCTGAACGCGCCCTCGGCCCCGGCCGGCTCCGACGTCGGCCCGGCCGAGGTGCTGGTGCCGGGCGGGCCCTTCACCATGGGCACCGACATCGAGCCCTGGGCCCTGGACAACGAGAGGCCGGCGCACGCCGTCGACGTCCCCTCGTTCTTCATCGACACCACTCCGGTGACCAACGGCGAGTACCTGCGGTTCATCGAGGACGGCGGCTACGACGACCCGCGCTGGTGGCACCCGGAGGGCTGGCTGCACCGGCAGCGGGCCGGCCTGACCGCGCCGCAGTTCTGGCAGCGCCACGGAAGCACCTGGAGCAGAAGGGTCTTCGGCCGCGACGAACCGCTCCGCCCGGACCAGCCGGTGGTGCACGTGTGCTGGTACGAGGCCGACGCCTACGCCCGCTGGGCCGGACGGCGACTGCCGACCGAGGCGGAGTGGGAGAAGGCGGCCCGCTTCGACCCGGCCTCCGGCCGCACCCGGCGCTACCCCTGGGGTGACGACGAACCCAGCGCCGAGCACGCCAATCTCGGCCAGCGGCACCTGGAACCGGCCGGGGTGGGGGCCTATCCGGCCGGCCGCTCGGCGCTGGGCGTGCACCAGCTGATCGGCGACGTCTGGGAGTGGACGTCGAGCACGTTCGGCGGCTACCCGGGATTCCGGGCCTGGCCGTACCGGGAGTACTCCGAGGTGTTCTTCGGGACCGAGCACCGGGTGCTGCGCGGCGGCTCGTTCGGGTCCGACCCCTCGGCCGTGCGCTCCACCTTCCGCAACTGGGACTACCCGATCCGGCGGCAGATCTTCAGCGGCTTCCGCTGCGCCCGCTCGCCCCGGGCGGACGAGCATGTGTAG
- a CDS encoding helix-turn-helix transcriptional regulator → MVFGRITERVVIDDLLRGVREGRGAALVMHGEAGIGKSTLLKHAIDQAGDMTVLSVRGYESESEIPFAGLADLIRPVLHLLDQLPGPQAAALQSALSLGPPVAGDRFSVCAATVGVLAAAAADSPLLVVIDDLQWLDVSSREAVLFAGRRLANDSVGLLIALRTEPDRAPGLDRQYAGLPQLAVRGLGHEESRDLCRSLLPGASAEQIEQIYSDTAGNPLGIQELCSEAGRRESGPTGVSSQSSRLTQALAGRLDEMPGRTRRAMLLVAAAGGAQTDVVRRAAVAVGLELADFAPAEDAGLLLADDETVDFRHPLMRSVLNSASTLHERTEAHGALAEALAQVPGEAAADARAWHLAQAVLPPDPQVSELLAEAGTRARFRGGNLEAARAFEQAARFGTPATRPALLLRAARCWQLAGRTGKMIPLLDEALELAADPKLRALIRHMRGYVRMWRALPRDALAEMIDGANEVEKADAARASLMYADAAIAHFMVGEPVELLAATRRAFELSEGTEGVARLVAAVAYSGSLVINGHRAEGQKLLSAVVPRLLEVPPLPRAQEFAHAAFIAMWLEDYPLAEKLLDAIITEARANGALGVLPQALSIASELAFRDGRWRQSQAYADESVELAKETRQANVYGMYFVARNHAVHGRVDEALAMVETVTDITTRYQATGLHLQTTHTLGLLALGEGDLDEAIGRLEQAGRLPVAVHTKDQSIVPWAFDLVEAYARAGRGDDARRLLGTVAVDEAPAGCRSDLLIAKTWRCRGLLATGKAAIADAFEQALTAHDKLPMPFERARTLLYYGERLRRGRQRAEARTRLRKALEIFEQLDAPSWANRARNELKATGETLARGTGPAADLTPQELQVALVVARGASNSEAAAALFLSQKTIEYHLSNVYRKTGLRSRGDLSVLADAPG, encoded by the coding sequence ATGGTATTCGGCCGGATCACCGAACGCGTGGTGATCGACGATTTGCTCCGTGGCGTGCGGGAGGGCCGCGGAGCTGCCCTCGTGATGCATGGGGAAGCCGGCATCGGCAAGAGCACCCTGCTGAAGCACGCGATCGATCAGGCCGGCGACATGACCGTGCTGTCGGTGCGGGGTTACGAGTCCGAGTCCGAGATCCCCTTCGCCGGGCTGGCCGACCTGATCCGCCCGGTGCTGCACCTGCTCGACCAGCTGCCCGGGCCGCAGGCCGCCGCGCTCCAGAGCGCGCTCTCGCTCGGGCCCCCGGTGGCCGGTGACCGGTTCTCGGTCTGCGCCGCCACCGTCGGTGTGCTGGCCGCGGCCGCCGCCGACTCCCCGCTGCTGGTGGTGATCGACGACCTCCAGTGGCTTGACGTCAGCTCGCGCGAGGCCGTGCTGTTCGCCGGGCGCCGCCTGGCCAACGACAGCGTCGGTCTGCTCATCGCCCTGCGCACCGAGCCGGACCGGGCCCCCGGGCTGGACCGGCAGTACGCCGGGCTGCCCCAGCTGGCCGTGCGCGGTCTCGGGCACGAGGAGTCCCGCGACCTGTGCCGCTCGCTGCTGCCGGGCGCCTCGGCCGAGCAGATCGAGCAGATCTACTCCGACACCGCCGGAAACCCGCTCGGCATCCAGGAACTGTGCAGCGAGGCCGGTCGGCGCGAGAGCGGGCCGACCGGGGTCTCCAGCCAGTCGTCACGGCTCACCCAGGCCCTCGCTGGGCGGCTGGACGAGATGCCCGGCCGCACCCGCCGGGCGATGCTGCTGGTCGCCGCGGCCGGTGGGGCGCAGACCGACGTGGTGCGCCGGGCCGCGGTGGCGGTCGGCCTGGAACTGGCCGACTTCGCCCCGGCCGAGGACGCCGGGCTGCTGCTGGCCGACGACGAGACCGTGGACTTCCGGCACCCGCTGATGCGGTCGGTGCTGAACTCCGCCTCCACCCTGCACGAACGTACCGAGGCGCACGGCGCGCTGGCCGAGGCGCTGGCCCAGGTGCCCGGCGAGGCCGCCGCCGACGCCCGGGCCTGGCACCTGGCCCAGGCCGTGCTGCCGCCCGACCCGCAGGTCAGCGAGCTGCTCGCCGAGGCCGGCACGCGCGCCCGCTTCCGCGGCGGAAACCTGGAGGCCGCACGGGCTTTCGAGCAGGCCGCACGGTTCGGCACCCCGGCCACCCGGCCCGCCCTGCTGCTGCGCGCCGCGCGCTGCTGGCAGCTGGCCGGGCGCACCGGCAAGATGATCCCGCTGCTCGACGAGGCCCTCGAACTGGCCGCCGATCCCAAGCTGCGGGCCCTGATCCGGCACATGCGGGGCTATGTGCGCATGTGGCGGGCGCTTCCGCGAGACGCCCTGGCCGAGATGATCGACGGCGCCAACGAGGTGGAGAAGGCCGACGCCGCGCGGGCCTCGCTGATGTACGCCGACGCCGCCATCGCCCACTTCATGGTGGGCGAGCCGGTCGAGCTGCTGGCCGCCACCCGGCGCGCGTTCGAGCTGAGCGAGGGCACCGAGGGAGTGGCCCGGCTGGTCGCCGCCGTGGCCTACAGCGGGTCGCTGGTGATCAACGGGCACCGCGCGGAGGGGCAGAAGCTGCTGTCCGCCGTGGTGCCGCGGCTGCTGGAGGTGCCGCCGCTGCCGCGCGCCCAGGAGTTCGCCCACGCCGCGTTCATCGCGATGTGGCTGGAGGACTACCCGCTGGCCGAGAAGCTGCTCGACGCGATCATCACCGAGGCCCGCGCCAACGGCGCGCTCGGTGTGCTGCCGCAGGCCCTGTCGATCGCCTCCGAGCTGGCCTTCCGCGACGGCCGGTGGCGGCAGTCCCAGGCCTACGCCGACGAGAGCGTGGAGCTGGCCAAGGAGACCCGCCAGGCCAACGTGTACGGCATGTACTTCGTGGCCCGTAACCACGCGGTGCACGGCCGGGTCGACGAGGCCCTGGCCATGGTCGAGACCGTCACCGACATCACCACCCGCTACCAGGCCACCGGCCTGCACCTCCAGACCACGCACACGCTGGGCCTTCTCGCGCTCGGTGAGGGCGACCTGGACGAGGCGATCGGCCGGCTGGAGCAGGCGGGCCGGCTGCCCGTGGCGGTGCACACGAAAGACCAGAGCATCGTGCCGTGGGCGTTCGACCTGGTCGAGGCCTACGCCCGGGCCGGTCGCGGCGACGACGCCCGGCGGCTGCTCGGCACCGTCGCGGTGGACGAGGCACCGGCCGGCTGCCGCTCCGACCTGCTGATCGCCAAGACCTGGCGCTGCCGGGGCCTGCTGGCCACCGGGAAGGCGGCGATCGCGGACGCCTTCGAGCAGGCCCTGACCGCGCACGACAAGCTGCCGATGCCGTTCGAGCGGGCCCGCACCCTGCTCTACTACGGCGAGCGGCTGCGCCGGGGCCGGCAGCGGGCCGAGGCCCGCACCCGGCTACGCAAGGCGCTGGAGATCTTCGAGCAGCTGGACGCGCCGAGCTGGGCCAACCGTGCCCGCAACGAGCTCAAGGCCACCGGCGAGACCCTGGCCCGGGGCACCGGCCCGGCCGCCGACCTGACCCCGCAGGAACTCCAGGTGGCCCTGGTGGTGGCCCGGGGTGCCAGCAACTCCGAGGCCGCCGCCGCGCTCTTCCTGAGCCAGAAGACGATCGAGTACCACCTGAGCAACGTCTACCGGAAGACCGGCCTGCGCTCGCGGGGCGACCTCTCGGTGCTCGCCGACGCGCCCGGCTGA
- the egtC gene encoding ergothioneine biosynthesis protein EgtC, with product MCRHLAYVGAPIRVGELVSDPPHALTRQAWAPRRQTHGIMNVDGFGLGWYSPGDPEPARHRGDGPVWGDETFADLARTVRTTGLLAAVRSGTEGMVSGRGAAAPFRSGHWLFSHNGALPGWPESGAELVKDIDPARLLRIDAPTDAAALWALTLDRLDAGLTPGEALRAVASRAVEVTGGRVNLLLTDGSRIAGTTAGASLCYRRLEAGVVVASEAYDDAGDWHDVPDGRLITVEDGEVVVEDLTGERIP from the coding sequence ATGTGTAGGCACCTGGCGTACGTGGGTGCGCCGATCCGGGTGGGCGAGCTGGTCAGCGACCCGCCGCACGCCCTCACCCGGCAGGCCTGGGCGCCGCGCCGGCAGACCCACGGGATCATGAACGTGGACGGGTTCGGGCTGGGCTGGTACTCCCCGGGCGACCCGGAACCGGCCCGGCACCGTGGCGACGGCCCGGTCTGGGGCGACGAGACATTCGCCGACCTGGCCCGCACCGTGCGCACCACCGGGCTGCTGGCGGCCGTCCGCTCCGGCACCGAGGGCATGGTGTCGGGCCGCGGGGCCGCGGCGCCGTTCCGGTCCGGACACTGGCTGTTCAGCCACAACGGCGCGCTGCCGGGCTGGCCGGAATCCGGCGCCGAACTGGTGAAAGACATCGACCCGGCGAGGCTTCTGCGGATCGATGCGCCGACCGACGCGGCCGCGCTGTGGGCGCTGACGCTCGACCGGCTGGACGCCGGGCTCACCCCCGGTGAGGCGCTGCGGGCGGTGGCCTCGCGGGCCGTGGAGGTCACCGGCGGGCGGGTGAACCTGCTGCTGACCGACGGTTCCCGGATCGCCGGCACGACCGCCGGGGCCAGCCTGTGCTACCGCCGGCTGGAGGCCGGTGTGGTGGTGGCCTCGGAGGCGTACGACGACGCCGGCGACTGGCACGACGTGCCCGACGGCCGGCTGATCACGGTGGAGGACGGCGAGGTCGTCGTGGAAGACCTGACCGGGGAAAGGATCCCATGA
- a CDS encoding sulfite oxidase-like oxidoreductase, with protein sequence MARTGFGRGQLRDPRLPPGQYDTGSSWPVLTAEVSPKLTADTWSFRVDGLVERARTWDWQAAHRLEPSTWEGDIHCVTSWSKLGTGFTGVSLDTFLAETGVLPTATHVVAWSHTGYTTNLPLAEVTGGRAWVVWEHEGKPLPHEHGGPARLLVPNLYFWKSAKWIGGLRLLDHDEPGFWEQRGYHELGDPWLEQRYSGD encoded by the coding sequence ATGGCACGCACCGGCTTCGGACGAGGCCAGCTGCGCGACCCGCGGCTGCCCCCCGGGCAGTACGACACCGGCAGCAGCTGGCCCGTTCTGACCGCCGAGGTCAGCCCGAAACTGACCGCCGACACCTGGAGCTTCCGGGTCGACGGCCTGGTCGAGCGGGCCCGCACCTGGGACTGGCAGGCCGCGCACCGGCTGGAGCCGTCCACCTGGGAAGGCGACATCCACTGCGTCACCAGCTGGTCCAAGCTCGGCACCGGCTTCACCGGCGTCAGTCTGGACACCTTCCTGGCCGAGACCGGGGTGCTGCCGACGGCCACCCACGTGGTCGCCTGGAGCCACACCGGCTACACCACCAACCTGCCGCTGGCCGAGGTCACCGGCGGCCGGGCCTGGGTGGTCTGGGAGCACGAGGGCAAGCCGCTGCCGCACGAGCACGGCGGCCCGGCCCGGCTGCTGGTGCCCAACCTGTATTTCTGGAAGAGCGCCAAGTGGATCGGCGGCCTGCGGCTGCTCGACCACGACGAGCCCGGTTTCTGGGAGCAGCGCGGTTACCACGAACTCGGCGACCCGTGGCTGGAGCAGAGGTACTCGGGTGACTGA
- a CDS encoding RNA polymerase sigma factor gives MTVLVIDETARPRLHQVADPDRPVADLVLAARRGDRLAYEQLVERHQRQVWAAVRGFRLSEADAGDAVQMTWLRLVENLHRLNDPERVGAWLTTTAKRECLRLIRRRGREVGTSDEFFAAVPDEANPTPEKQVTDDAMTEVLWNFVDELPTRGAHLLRAVTGSDRPAYAEISKQTGMAIGSIGPTRGRYLSRLRKRMEESGLDAHAWR, from the coding sequence ATGACCGTTCTCGTGATCGATGAGACCGCCCGGCCCCGGCTGCACCAGGTGGCCGACCCGGACCGGCCGGTCGCCGACCTGGTCCTGGCCGCCCGCCGCGGTGACCGGCTCGCCTACGAACAACTGGTGGAGCGTCACCAGCGCCAGGTCTGGGCCGCCGTGCGCGGCTTCCGGCTGAGCGAGGCGGACGCCGGTGACGCCGTGCAGATGACCTGGCTGCGGCTGGTCGAGAACCTGCACCGGCTGAACGACCCGGAGCGGGTGGGGGCCTGGCTGACCACCACCGCCAAGCGCGAGTGCCTGCGCCTGATCCGCCGCCGCGGCCGCGAGGTCGGCACCTCGGACGAGTTCTTCGCCGCCGTGCCGGACGAGGCCAACCCGACCCCGGAGAAGCAGGTCACCGACGACGCGATGACCGAGGTGCTGTGGAACTTCGTGGACGAGCTGCCGACCCGCGGGGCGCACCTGCTGCGCGCGGTGACCGGCTCGGACCGCCCGGCCTACGCCGAGATCTCGAAGCAGACCGGCATGGCCATCGGCAGCATCGGCCCGACCCGCGGCCGCTACCTGAGCCGGCTGCGCAAGCGGATGGAGGAGTCCGGTCTCGACGCGCACGCCTGGCGGTGA
- a CDS encoding ferredoxin reductase yields the protein MPTLGPVTRQVPPGGARRRWRPAVVTGVHDETSSARTFRLRIRTMDDEGPAGRHLPGQHFDVRLTAPDGSTAQRSYSIASAPSPDGEVELTVERIEDGEVSPYLHEEIGVGDTVELRGPFGGWFVWRGDTPALLLGGGSGVVPLMAMRRYWAQTGRTVPLRLLVSVRRPEDLYYDGEYGPETTVIHTRQTPAGDPRPAGRLTAADLEPLLAGLPGPVAYVCGSAGFSEHASQLLVSLGLPAGNIRIERFGPG from the coding sequence CTGCCGACGCTCGGGCCGGTCACCCGTCAGGTGCCGCCCGGCGGTGCCCGCAGGCGGTGGAGGCCGGCCGTGGTCACCGGGGTGCACGACGAAACCTCCTCGGCGAGAACCTTTCGCCTCAGAATCCGAACCATGGACGACGAGGGGCCGGCCGGCCGCCACCTGCCCGGTCAGCACTTCGACGTCCGGCTCACCGCCCCCGACGGTTCCACCGCCCAGCGCTCCTACAGCATCGCCTCGGCGCCCTCGCCCGACGGCGAGGTCGAGCTCACCGTGGAGAGGATCGAGGACGGCGAGGTGTCGCCCTACCTGCACGAGGAGATCGGGGTGGGTGACACGGTGGAGCTGCGCGGTCCGTTCGGCGGCTGGTTCGTCTGGCGGGGTGACACCCCGGCCCTGCTGCTCGGCGGCGGGTCCGGCGTGGTGCCGCTGATGGCGATGCGGCGGTACTGGGCGCAGACCGGCCGCACCGTGCCGTTGCGGCTGCTGGTCTCGGTGCGACGTCCGGAGGATCTCTACTACGACGGCGAGTACGGCCCGGAGACCACGGTGATCCACACCCGGCAGACCCCGGCCGGCGATCCCCGCCCGGCCGGGCGGCTCACCGCGGCGGACCTGGAGCCGTTGCTGGCCGGTCTGCCCGGTCCGGTGGCCTACGTCTGCGGGTCGGCCGGGTTCTCCGAGCACGCCTCGCAGTTGCTGGTCTCTCTCGGCCTGCCCGCCGGAAACATCCGGATCGAGCGGTTCGGGCCGGGCTGA
- a CDS encoding response regulator transcription factor: protein MRTTVIVDDDPETRMILRAALESTGFTVFEATTGHDAVSLVREHNPDLITLDLVLPGFDGVEVCRRIRELTDAYIIMITASSDEADRLVGLATGADDYVTKPFSPREVQARVAAMFRRPRRVARAEPAAPPNSGGTEGQSAETGGRSYLNGPAPQSVTGSITGLQAGRRRSEGRHAYANPGGATVPDAPPWGPDDVHEDPGMLRHGQLTIDVEGRIAAYAGTELPLTKIEFDLLATMSGNPRRVWRRETLLNIVWGGQWSDHHVVEVHIGNLRRKLADVAGAGVPIIKTVRGIGYRMAPVDPAQSAGHHAGLPTTY from the coding sequence GTGAGAACCACCGTCATCGTGGACGACGACCCGGAGACCCGGATGATTCTGCGCGCAGCTCTGGAGTCCACCGGGTTCACCGTGTTCGAGGCGACGACGGGGCACGACGCGGTTTCGCTGGTGCGTGAGCACAATCCGGACCTGATCACCCTCGATCTGGTGCTGCCCGGGTTCGACGGCGTGGAGGTGTGCCGGCGGATCCGCGAGCTGACCGACGCCTACATCATCATGATCACGGCCAGCTCGGACGAGGCCGACCGGCTGGTCGGCCTGGCCACCGGCGCCGACGACTACGTGACCAAGCCGTTCAGCCCGCGTGAGGTGCAGGCCCGGGTGGCCGCGATGTTCCGCCGCCCGCGCCGGGTGGCCCGGGCCGAGCCGGCCGCGCCCCCGAACAGCGGTGGGACCGAGGGCCAGAGTGCCGAGACCGGTGGCCGCAGCTACCTGAACGGGCCCGCGCCGCAGTCGGTCACCGGGTCGATCACGGGCCTCCAGGCCGGGCGCCGCCGCTCCGAGGGACGGCACGCCTACGCCAACCCGGGTGGTGCCACGGTGCCGGACGCCCCGCCCTGGGGTCCCGACGACGTGCACGAGGACCCGGGCATGCTGCGGCACGGCCAGCTCACCATCGACGTGGAGGGCCGGATCGCCGCCTACGCCGGCACCGAACTCCCGCTCACCAAGATCGAATTCGACCTGCTGGCCACGATGAGCGGCAATCCGCGCCGGGTCTGGCGCCGGGAGACCCTGCTCAACATCGTCTGGGGCGGGCAGTGGTCGGACCACCACGTGGTCGAGGTGCACATCGGCAACCTGCGCCGCAAACTCGCCGACGTGGCCGGGGCCGGCGTCCCGATCATCAAGACCGTGCGCGGCATCGGGTACCGGATGGCGCCCGTCGACCCGGCCCAGTCGGCCGGGCACCACGCGGGTCTGCCGACCACCTATTGA
- a CDS encoding glutamate-cysteine ligase family protein yields MSIEDLTQEGPVTSADNGGPVTESDAEGWIPRTCFKHGPPRQVGIELEFLVHRDQDPPEHLAPDKLQLLHDDLRKQHLRSNFTVEPGGQVELSSLPADDLRGAIADVETDLAVLNRITAHHGARLTGAGIDSLPLPPRFLHEPRYAAMEKYFDRTGSAGRVMMRGSASVQVNLEAARTGAGPGDLLRRWELLHAIGPATAAAFGRPSAHRPDDPRLSGYRLLRQGIWRVLDPARCHAVVPASGETLQEAYARWVLDAPLLAVRRTGRPWTAPAGLTFRQWLRQGTRAVPDTAPPTLEDLKFHMTTLFPPVRARGHFEVRYIDAQPGPWWRVPAAVITALATDDAAGDAALEACEPVRDAWELAARAGLHDDGVRRAARTVLEIAARALDRDGQGELARLTAEYLDLAPTLPEVPPC; encoded by the coding sequence GTGTCGATCGAAGACCTCACCCAGGAGGGACCGGTGACATCGGCCGACAACGGCGGCCCCGTCACCGAGTCCGATGCCGAAGGCTGGATTCCCCGAACCTGTTTCAAACACGGCCCACCTCGCCAGGTGGGCATCGAGCTGGAGTTCCTGGTGCACCGCGACCAGGATCCACCGGAGCATCTGGCCCCCGACAAGCTCCAGCTCCTGCACGACGATCTCCGTAAGCAGCACCTCCGCTCGAATTTCACCGTCGAGCCCGGTGGGCAGGTCGAGCTCAGCTCCCTCCCGGCCGATGATCTTCGCGGCGCGATCGCCGACGTGGAAACAGATCTCGCCGTTCTGAACCGCATCACCGCACACCATGGCGCCCGTCTGACCGGCGCCGGGATCGACTCGCTCCCGCTCCCCCCGCGCTTTCTCCACGAGCCCCGGTATGCCGCCATGGAGAAGTATTTCGACCGCACCGGCAGTGCCGGCCGGGTGATGATGCGCGGCAGCGCCTCCGTGCAGGTCAACCTGGAGGCCGCCCGCACCGGCGCCGGCCCGGGTGACCTGCTGCGGCGCTGGGAACTGCTGCACGCCATCGGCCCGGCCACAGCGGCCGCCTTCGGCCGGCCCTCGGCGCATCGTCCGGATGATCCACGTCTGAGCGGGTATCGGCTACTGCGGCAGGGAATCTGGCGGGTGCTCGATCCGGCGCGCTGTCACGCCGTCGTCCCGGCTTCCGGTGAAACGCTTCAGGAGGCCTACGCCCGCTGGGTTCTCGACGCCCCGCTGCTGGCCGTGCGCCGCACCGGCCGCCCGTGGACGGCTCCCGCCGGGCTCACCTTCCGGCAGTGGCTGCGCCAGGGCACCCGGGCGGTGCCCGACACCGCACCGCCCACCCTGGAAGACCTGAAGTTCCACATGACCACGCTGTTCCCGCCGGTGCGGGCCCGCGGCCACTTCGAGGTGCGCTACATCGACGCCCAGCCCGGCCCGTGGTGGCGGGTGCCCGCCGCCGTGATCACCGCGCTGGCGACCGACGACGCCGCCGGTGACGCCGCGCTGGAGGCCTGCGAACCGGTGCGCGACGCCTGGGAACTCGCCGCCCGCGCCGGTCTGCACGACGACGGCGTGCGCCGCGCCGCGCGCACCGTGCTGGAGATCGCCGCCCGGGCCCTGGACCGGGACGGCCAGGGCGAACTGGCCCGGCTGACCGCCGAATACCTCGATCTTGCCCCGACCCTCCCGGAGGTGCCGCCGTGCTGA